The proteins below are encoded in one region of Clostridium pasteurianum DSM 525 = ATCC 6013:
- a CDS encoding methionine ABC transporter ATP-binding protein, which translates to MIELKDISVIFNIKGNRVEAVKDVNLSINKGEVFGIVGLSGAGKSTLVRTINLLQKPTTGKVIINGMNITDLSGEALRKQRLKIGMIFQHFNLISGKTVYKNVEFVLKANNYPKDKRKEKVEELLKLVSLEDKANVYPANLSGGQKQRVGIARALANNPEILLCDEATSALDLENTEEILNLLKKINKEYGITIVFITHEMEVAKRLFNRVAVMSAGRVVEINDTYSIFAHPEDKISKSLINKNLNIELPTGIEKLISIGELVKLHFKGKKSVEPLISEVSKKFKVYISIIHGKIDYIDNKPLGILLINITGNKEDIDSAKKYLKENVAEFEENYHLKSEVNTIE; encoded by the coding sequence TTGATAGAGTTAAAAGACATAAGTGTAATATTCAATATAAAGGGCAATAGGGTAGAAGCAGTAAAAGATGTTAATTTAAGCATAAACAAAGGAGAAGTTTTTGGAATAGTAGGTCTTAGTGGAGCGGGAAAAAGTACTTTGGTGAGGACTATAAATTTACTGCAAAAACCTACAACAGGAAAAGTTATAATTAATGGGATGAATATCACTGATTTAAGTGGTGAAGCTTTGAGAAAACAAAGATTAAAGATTGGAATGATATTTCAGCACTTTAATTTAATAAGTGGTAAAACTGTGTACAAAAATGTGGAATTTGTTTTAAAGGCAAATAATTATCCTAAGGACAAGAGAAAGGAAAAAGTAGAGGAATTATTAAAATTAGTATCTTTAGAAGATAAAGCTAATGTATATCCTGCCAATCTAAGCGGTGGACAAAAGCAGAGAGTTGGTATTGCAAGGGCCTTGGCAAATAACCCAGAAATATTATTGTGTGATGAAGCCACTTCAGCTTTAGATCTTGAAAATACTGAAGAAATTTTAAATCTTCTTAAAAAGATAAATAAAGAATATGGAATAACTATTGTATTTATCACACATGAAATGGAAGTGGCAAAAAGACTATTTAATAGGGTAGCCGTAATGAGTGCAGGCAGAGTAGTAGAAATAAATGATACTTACTCCATATTTGCTCATCCAGAGGACAAGATAAGCAAGTCTTTAATAAATAAAAATTTAAATATAGAGCTGCCAACAGGAATAGAAAAGTTGATTTCTATTGGGGAACTTGTAAAACTTCACTTTAAAGGGAAGAAAAGTGTTGAACCTTTAATATCAGAGGTTTCTAAAAAGTTTAAAGTCTATATAAGCATAATTCATGGAAAAATTGATTATATAGACAATAAACCTCTTGGAATACTTCTTATAAACATTACTGGTAATAAAGAAGATATAGACAGTGCAAAAAAATATTTAAAAGAAAATGTAGCTGAATTTGAAGAAAACTATCATTTGAAAAGTGAGGTGAATACAATTGAATAA
- a CDS encoding ferritin family protein yields MSYTVQNGQPQGYPYFFTNKIREALIGEIIAINGYAEHIANSNMEDINDVWRNIMQDEKNHYGMLLTLLRKYDPVEYEKYNLHKGESLATKTPMQTYKPDYDTQIILNNIRQDIKGELEAVILYEQHLVEFNQRDRQVFYTIASDEKEHTEHLTEILLKYDPDKYNSLT; encoded by the coding sequence ATGAGTTATACCGTTCAAAACGGTCAACCACAAGGATACCCTTACTTTTTCACGAATAAAATACGTGAGGCACTGATAGGAGAGATTATTGCCATAAATGGATATGCTGAGCATATTGCCAACTCAAATATGGAAGATATTAATGATGTTTGGAGAAATATAATGCAGGATGAAAAAAATCACTATGGTATGCTGCTCACTTTACTTCGTAAATATGACCCAGTGGAATATGAAAAATATAATCTGCATAAAGGGGAATCTTTAGCTACAAAAACACCTATGCAAACCTATAAACCTGACTATGATACACAGATTATTTTAAATAACATAAGACAAGATATAAAAGGTGAATTGGAAGCTGTAATTTTATATGAACAGCATCTAGTAGAGTTCAATCAACGGGACAGGCAGGTATTCTATACAATAGCTAGTGATGAAAAAGAGCATACAGAACATTTAACTGAAATACTATTGAAATATGATCCTGATAAATATAACTCTCTTACGTAA
- a CDS encoding GntR family transcriptional regulator, with product MNEFTIKKNKSYYEQAYHSIKKMIFDGIFENGEFICETKIAQQFNTSRSPVREAIRTLEMEGLLIKEGRKFKVYEPTKEDMQQIFECKQGLEFMTVKLATERASDKELNEIQQALKEVEDKIKETDYQLSNDVILMNIKFHDLILKYSKNTRIKNQLDNLKSLVYFYRIITLSEKDRFREIYEQHVEIFNFMKKRDAKRSAEMMFYHIQCDMDHVKMLIEK from the coding sequence ATGAATGAATTCACAATTAAAAAAAATAAATCCTATTATGAACAAGCCTATCATAGTATTAAGAAAATGATTTTTGATGGCATTTTTGAAAATGGTGAATTTATTTGTGAAACAAAAATAGCTCAGCAGTTTAATACCAGCAGGAGTCCTGTAAGAGAGGCCATAAGAACTCTTGAGATGGAAGGTTTATTAATAAAGGAAGGCAGAAAATTTAAAGTATATGAGCCAACAAAAGAAGACATGCAGCAGATTTTTGAATGCAAACAGGGACTGGAGTTCATGACGGTGAAACTTGCTACAGAAAGAGCTTCTGATAAGGAATTAAATGAAATTCAGCAGGCCCTAAAGGAAGTTGAAGATAAAATAAAAGAAACTGATTATCAATTAAGTAATGATGTAATTTTAATGAATATAAAGTTTCATGATCTAATACTAAAATACAGTAAAAATACTCGTATCAAAAATCAACTGGATAATCTAAAATCTTTAGTCTATTTCTATAGAATTATAACTTTAAGTGAAAAAGATAGATTCAGAGAGATTTATGAACAGCATGTTGAAATTTTTAATTTTATGAAGAAAAGAGATGCAAAGAGGTCCGCTGAGATGATGTTTTATCATATACAGTGTGATATGGATCATGTTAAGATGCTCATAGAGAAATAA
- a CDS encoding FAD-binding oxidoreductase, which yields MNYNDLFNIIEDKERVKLGSEIGDKYLSDALNRDKGKAEALVFAVNTEEVSKVMKLAYENNIPVTPRGAGTGLVGATVPHKSGIILDLSLMNNILEMDENTFTVTVEPGLHLVQLQKFVEDRGFFYPPDPGEKNASIGGNISTNAGGMRAVKYGVTRNYVMGLEVVLADGSVLNLGGKVIKNSSGLDMKDLIIGSEGTLGIITKAILKIIPKPQRTVSALISFNSLKEGIDTVIKIIKKNANPTAIEFMEKDVIENAERFLELKFPCSTGNAYILLTFDGDEEFEIENNCKKVEEAALKNNALEFILLREKEDIERTWRIRGALVTAVEAVSEQEPIDIVVPIDRSADFIAYTKEAEREFGIKISSFGHAGDGNVHLCVIRNGMEEKLWNEKSKLLLEALYKKGHQLKGLPSGEHGIGLHKRPYFMEITDKINIEYMRRIKRVFDEKGILNPGKSYS from the coding sequence TTGAACTATAATGATTTATTTAACATAATAGAAGATAAAGAAAGAGTAAAGCTTGGCAGTGAAATAGGGGATAAATACTTGAGTGATGCTTTAAATAGAGATAAAGGAAAAGCTGAGGCATTAGTTTTTGCTGTAAATACGGAAGAAGTAAGTAAAGTTATGAAACTGGCTTATGAAAATAATATACCAGTTACGCCAAGAGGGGCTGGTACTGGACTGGTAGGTGCAACTGTGCCCCATAAATCTGGAATAATACTGGATTTATCTTTAATGAATAACATTTTAGAAATGGATGAAAATACTTTTACTGTAACTGTAGAACCAGGATTACATTTGGTACAGCTCCAAAAGTTTGTGGAAGATAGGGGATTTTTTTATCCTCCTGATCCTGGAGAAAAGAATGCATCCATAGGTGGAAATATAAGCACTAATGCTGGTGGAATGAGGGCAGTGAAATACGGTGTTACAAGAAATTATGTTATGGGTCTTGAAGTAGTTCTAGCTGATGGAAGTGTGCTGAATCTTGGTGGAAAAGTAATTAAAAATAGTTCTGGTCTTGATATGAAAGATTTGATTATAGGTTCAGAAGGTACCCTTGGAATTATAACCAAAGCTATTTTAAAAATCATACCAAAACCACAAAGAACTGTAAGTGCACTTATATCCTTTAATTCCTTAAAAGAGGGAATAGATACTGTTATTAAAATAATTAAAAAGAATGCCAATCCTACAGCTATTGAATTTATGGAAAAGGATGTTATTGAAAATGCAGAGAGATTTTTAGAACTTAAATTTCCATGCAGTACAGGGAATGCATATATATTGTTGACTTTTGATGGAGATGAAGAATTTGAAATAGAAAATAATTGTAAAAAAGTAGAAGAGGCAGCCCTTAAAAATAATGCTCTTGAATTTATATTACTGAGAGAAAAAGAAGATATAGAAAGAACCTGGAGAATAAGAGGAGCCCTTGTTACAGCAGTAGAAGCTGTTTCTGAACAAGAGCCTATAGATATCGTAGTGCCTATAGATAGGTCAGCAGATTTTATAGCTTACACAAAAGAAGCTGAAAGGGAATTTGGTATTAAAATAAGTAGTTTTGGACATGCAGGTGACGGTAATGTACACTTATGTGTCATAAGAAATGGTATGGAAGAAAAATTGTGGAATGAAAAGTCTAAACTTCTGCTTGAAGCTCTTTATAAAAAAGGCCATCAATTAAAAGGACTTCCTTCTGGAGAGCATGGTATAGGACTTCATAAAAGACCATACTTTATGGAAATTACAGATAAAATAAATATAGAGTATATGAGAAGAATAAAGAGAGTCTTTGATGAAAAGGGAATTTTAAATCCAGGAAAATCCTATTCTTAG
- a CDS encoding methionine ABC transporter permease has product MNNTLDILRDELGKAIAESLNMICIAIILSIVVGGLIGLILYLTSNPLFFKNKIINSIAGIIVNIIRSLPFVILLVLLIPITKHLVGTSIGPKAAAVPLSIASIAFFARLAEGAFSEVDKGVLEAAIASGAKLRLILKDVLIVEALPSLIRAVTVTLVSLIGFSAMAGIVGGGGIGDLAIRYGYYRYETGVMIATVVLLIIIVQAIQFIGDIFASVSSKR; this is encoded by the coding sequence TTGAATAATACTTTGGATATACTACGAGATGAATTGGGAAAAGCTATAGCAGAATCCCTTAATATGATATGTATAGCAATAATATTATCTATTGTAGTAGGAGGATTAATAGGATTAATTTTGTACTTAACTTCAAATCCATTATTCTTTAAAAACAAAATTATTAATTCTATTGCAGGAATAATTGTAAATATAATTCGTTCACTGCCTTTTGTAATCCTATTGGTACTCTTGATACCGATAACTAAGCATTTAGTTGGGACAAGTATAGGGCCAAAGGCAGCAGCAGTACCTCTTTCTATTGCTTCAATAGCCTTCTTTGCAAGACTTGCAGAAGGAGCCTTTAGTGAAGTGGACAAAGGTGTTTTAGAAGCAGCTATTGCATCAGGTGCAAAGCTGAGATTAATACTAAAGGATGTACTTATAGTAGAAGCACTCCCAAGCCTTATAAGGGCTGTAACTGTAACTTTAGTAAGTCTTATTGGTTTTTCTGCTATGGCAGGAATTGTAGGCGGCGGCGGTATAGGAGATTTGGCTATACGATATGGATACTATAGATATGAAACAGGAGTCATGATAGCCACTGTTGTGTTATTGATAATAATAGTTCAGGCTATACAATTTATAGGAGATATATTCGCCAGCGTATCTTCAAAGAGATGA
- a CDS encoding MFS transporter produces the protein MKSETAPETNFKLSNTLVLIMAIACGVTVANLYYIQPLLSEIARAFSVNEVSIGSVAMLTQIGYAVGMLFLLPLADIREKRLMIVILLICASCALILMGSAFNITLVAVASFAVGFTSVVPQLVVPLSAELAEPEVRGKIIGTVFSGLLIGILLSRTFSGVIGGNFGWRIVYFMAAAIMLIMAIVMRVALPVCRPTSNLKYGELIKSIGGLIKTYPVLREAAFNGAMMFAAFSIIWTSLTFLLENHYNMGAEVAGLFGLVGIAGALASPMVGRIADKKSPKFTIGIAIIITIIGYIFFLLFGFKIWGLIIGIILVDLGVQSCQVSNQARIQALNGRARNRINTVFMVSYFIGGAFGSFFSSYSYMHFGWIGVCILGLITQAAALISYKVSGRK, from the coding sequence ATGAAAAGTGAAACTGCTCCTGAAACAAATTTTAAATTGAGTAATACTTTGGTTTTAATTATGGCTATAGCCTGTGGAGTTACTGTGGCAAATTTATACTATATACAGCCGCTGCTTTCGGAAATAGCTAGGGCCTTTAGTGTTAATGAAGTGAGTATAGGATCTGTTGCTATGCTTACTCAGATAGGATATGCAGTTGGAATGTTATTTTTATTGCCTTTAGCGGATATAAGGGAAAAAAGACTTATGATTGTCATATTATTAATTTGTGCCTCATGCGCACTTATACTTATGGGATCAGCTTTTAATATCACATTGGTTGCTGTTGCATCTTTTGCTGTGGGATTTACCTCTGTAGTTCCTCAACTGGTGGTACCCCTTTCGGCAGAACTTGCAGAACCAGAGGTAAGAGGAAAGATAATTGGTACAGTGTTCAGCGGATTATTAATAGGAATACTTTTATCTCGTACTTTTAGTGGAGTTATAGGGGGAAATTTTGGATGGAGAATAGTTTATTTCATGGCAGCTGCTATAATGCTTATTATGGCAATTGTTATGAGAGTAGCACTGCCAGTTTGCAGGCCAACTTCAAATTTAAAATATGGTGAATTGATAAAATCCATAGGGGGATTGATAAAGACTTATCCTGTTTTAAGAGAAGCTGCTTTTAATGGAGCCATGATGTTTGCTGCCTTCAGTATAATTTGGACATCACTTACATTTTTACTTGAGAACCATTATAATATGGGAGCAGAAGTGGCAGGATTATTTGGCTTAGTTGGAATTGCAGGGGCTTTGGCTTCACCTATGGTAGGCAGAATAGCAGATAAAAAAAGTCCTAAATTTACTATTGGGATAGCTATAATAATAACAATAATAGGCTATATATTTTTTCTACTCTTTGGTTTTAAAATATGGGGATTGATTATTGGAATTATATTAGTTGATTTAGGAGTACAATCCTGTCAAGTATCAAATCAGGCCAGAATACAGGCCTTAAATGGTAGAGCTCGTAATAGAATTAATACGGTATTTATGGTATCCTATTTTATAGGAGGAGCCTTTGGTTCCTTTTTCAGCTCCTACAGCTATATGCACTTTGGGTGGATTGGAGTTTGTATATTAGGTTTGATTACTCAAGCAGCAGCACTTATAAGTTATAAAGTGAGTGGAAGAAAATAA
- a CDS encoding MetQ/NlpA family ABC transporter substrate-binding protein, translating to MNKLKKFALIALTAVVALGTAACGSTSNSSSNSSSKETKNITIGVCPGPYGDMVKKAIAPALEKKGYKVSTKEFSDYVQPNKALANKEIDANLFQHAAYLQKFSKDNNLDLSAVISVPTAGMGIFSNTIKSLDKLPDGAKVAIPNDPSNLARALILLKNQGFIGIKANIDETKATQNDVTENKKNLKLTPIEAAQEPRSLDSVDIALITGNYAISAGMDFSKALAVEKLAENYKNVVAVRTEDLNKELGKDLKEAVESAEFKNAIEDANGEFKSFDKPEWYINKYGNK from the coding sequence ATGAACAAATTAAAAAAATTTGCATTGATTGCATTGACTGCAGTAGTAGCATTAGGTACAGCAGCTTGTGGTTCAACAAGTAATAGCAGCTCAAATTCTTCTTCAAAGGAAACTAAAAATATTACTATAGGAGTTTGTCCGGGACCTTATGGGGATATGGTTAAAAAGGCTATAGCGCCAGCTCTTGAAAAAAAGGGATATAAGGTAAGTACTAAAGAGTTCAGTGATTATGTTCAGCCTAATAAAGCACTAGCCAATAAAGAGATAGATGCTAATTTATTTCAGCATGCTGCGTATCTGCAAAAGTTTTCTAAGGATAACAATTTAGATTTATCGGCAGTTATAAGTGTGCCAACAGCTGGTATGGGTATATTTTCAAATACCATAAAATCGTTAGATAAATTGCCTGATGGAGCAAAGGTTGCAATACCCAATGATCCTTCAAATTTAGCAAGAGCGTTAATATTACTAAAAAATCAAGGATTTATTGGAATTAAAGCAAACATAGATGAAACTAAAGCAACTCAAAATGATGTAACGGAAAACAAGAAAAACTTAAAATTGACACCAATTGAAGCTGCTCAGGAGCCAAGAAGTTTAGATAGCGTAGATATCGCACTTATTACAGGAAACTATGCTATTTCAGCAGGAATGGATTTTTCAAAAGCTTTGGCAGTAGAAAAATTAGCAGAAAATTATAAGAATGTAGTAGCAGTTAGAACAGAGGATTTAAATAAGGAACTGGGAAAAGACTTAAAAGAAGCAGTAGAATCAGCAGAATTTAAAAATGCTATTGAAGATGCAAATGGAGAATTTAAATCCTTTGATAAACCGGAATGGTACATAAATAAATATGGTAATAAATAA